In bacterium, the following proteins share a genomic window:
- a CDS encoding hydantoinase/oxoprolinase family protein, with amino-acid sequence MAERVHVGIDTGGTFTDLVAQPIGGGPLRMRKVPTTPDPSQAVLEGLRGLLRPDDEVAILTHGTTVVTNAMLEGAGARTALVTTRGFRDVLEIGRQQRDHLYRLDRPGRVPPLVPRALRFEVTERIDHTGRVLVPLDETEAASLAALLRNAQVDVVAVCLLHAYANPAHERRMGALLAGAVPHVCLSSVINAEAREYERTHTTCANAALMPLVDRYLDGLTSALAGRGLRAPLRLMQSSGGMATPAGARRAPLSMLMSGPAGGVAAARAVGASAGVAAAVTFDMGGTSTDVCLLREGHVETVSERRLNGQPVRMRSLAVESVGAGGGSIVWADATGAMRVGPQSAGAVPGPACYGRGGEDATVTDACVVLGYVDPEGSFGGLRLDPDLAVRAIERLGRSYGLAAPEAASGIVEIANAAMMRAIRTVSVQRGYDLRGCALIAYGGAGPIHAGRLAQTLDMARVLIPRHSSAFSAYGCLVADLRYDAVRTARVHLRDSAPDVWERAFREIEVELLTQLEGEGVSAGDCEVRRSMDLRYVGQNYEIEVPVEAGEDGAAIRRRFTAFHARRYEYTTDEPVEGVNVRVTARVPSSAPALPEIDDDPAAGPAGRRRAYFYGHGWVEASVVPRAGLGVDREIPGPAIVEDAWSTTVVYPGQRLRRTPEGHLWIEPGR; translated from the coding sequence GTGGCGGAGCGCGTGCACGTCGGGATCGACACGGGAGGCACGTTTACCGACCTGGTGGCCCAGCCGATCGGCGGCGGACCGCTGAGGATGCGGAAGGTCCCCACGACCCCCGATCCTTCACAGGCGGTGCTCGAGGGGCTCCGCGGCCTGCTGCGTCCGGACGATGAGGTGGCGATCCTGACCCACGGGACGACCGTGGTCACGAACGCGATGTTGGAGGGAGCCGGAGCGCGGACCGCTTTGGTCACGACGCGCGGATTCCGCGACGTCTTGGAGATCGGCCGGCAGCAGCGCGATCACCTCTACCGCCTCGACCGGCCGGGCCGAGTGCCCCCGCTGGTTCCGCGCGCGCTCCGCTTCGAGGTCACCGAGCGGATCGACCACACGGGCCGGGTACTCGTTCCGCTCGATGAGACCGAGGCGGCGTCGCTCGCGGCCCTGCTGAGGAACGCGCAGGTGGACGTGGTTGCCGTCTGCTTGCTGCACGCGTACGCGAACCCCGCGCACGAGCGCCGGATGGGGGCGCTCCTCGCGGGGGCGGTGCCCCACGTCTGCTTGTCGTCGGTGATCAACGCGGAGGCGCGGGAGTATGAACGGACGCACACCACCTGCGCGAACGCGGCGCTCATGCCCTTGGTCGATCGATACCTCGACGGCCTGACCTCCGCCCTCGCCGGGCGCGGGCTGCGGGCTCCGCTGCGGCTGATGCAGTCCAGCGGCGGGATGGCCACCCCCGCCGGGGCCCGGCGGGCACCGCTGTCGATGCTGATGTCGGGGCCGGCGGGCGGGGTCGCCGCCGCGCGGGCCGTGGGGGCATCGGCCGGGGTCGCGGCCGCCGTGACCTTCGACATGGGAGGGACCTCGACCGATGTCTGCCTCCTGCGCGAGGGCCACGTCGAGACGGTGTCGGAACGCCGCCTCAACGGCCAGCCGGTCCGGATGCGGTCGCTGGCCGTCGAGAGCGTGGGCGCGGGGGGTGGCTCGATCGTGTGGGCCGATGCGACGGGCGCGATGCGCGTGGGTCCCCAGAGCGCCGGGGCCGTTCCGGGCCCGGCCTGCTACGGCCGCGGCGGTGAAGACGCGACCGTCACGGATGCCTGTGTGGTGTTGGGCTACGTCGATCCCGAGGGATCCTTTGGCGGGTTGCGCCTGGACCCGGATTTGGCCGTCCGCGCCATCGAGCGCCTCGGACGGTCCTACGGCCTCGCGGCGCCTGAGGCGGCCTCGGGCATCGTTGAGATCGCCAACGCGGCGATGATGCGGGCGATCCGGACGGTGTCAGTGCAGCGGGGGTACGATCTCCGCGGCTGCGCGCTGATCGCCTACGGCGGCGCGGGGCCGATCCACGCCGGGCGCCTCGCGCAGACACTTGACATGGCGCGCGTGTTGATTCCCCGCCACTCCAGCGCCTTCTCTGCCTACGGATGTCTCGTCGCGGATCTGCGGTACGATGCGGTCAGGACCGCACGGGTCCATCTTCGAGACAGTGCCCCCGACGTTTGGGAGCGGGCGTTCCGGGAGATCGAAGTCGAGCTGTTGACCCAGCTCGAAGGCGAGGGGGTCTCCGCGGGCGACTGCGAGGTGCGGCGGTCGATGGATCTGCGGTACGTGGGGCAGAACTACGAGATCGAGGTGCCGGTCGAGGCGGGCGAGGACGGTGCCGCCATCCGCCGGCGGTTCACCGCGTTTCATGCCCGGCGCTACGAGTACACGACCGATGAACCGGTGGAAGGGGTCAACGTGCGGGTGACGGCGCGCGTTCCCTCCTCCGCCCCGGCGCTTCCCGAGATCGACGATGATCCCGCGGCCGGGCCGGCGGGACGGCGGCGGGCCTACTTTTACGGACACGGCTGGGTCGAGGCCTCGGTGGTCCCGCGGGCCGGGCTCGGGGTGGATCGCGAGATCCCCGGTCCCGCGATCGTCGAGGATGCCTGGTCGACGACGGTGGTCTACCCGGGGCAGCGCCTGCGGCGTACCCCCGAGGGGCACCTGTGGATCGAGCCGGGCCGATGA
- a CDS encoding (2Fe-2S)-binding protein: MTEVVVGFLLNGRPCEVRTAVHRTLADLLRDDLGAIEVKEGCGEGVCGTCTVLLDGEPVSSCLVLAPRVAGRRVTTVRGLGGDALHPLQEAFVRHGAAQCGFCTPGMILTAYAFLLESPAPSRDEIRRALAGNLCRCTGYAAIIDAVASVAGKGGARP; encoded by the coding sequence GTGACGGAGGTCGTGGTGGGCTTCCTGCTCAACGGGCGGCCGTGTGAGGTCCGGACGGCGGTCCACCGAACGCTCGCCGACCTCCTGCGCGACGATCTGGGGGCGATCGAGGTCAAGGAAGGGTGCGGGGAGGGGGTCTGCGGGACGTGCACCGTGCTGCTCGACGGCGAGCCGGTGAGCAGCTGCCTCGTGCTGGCGCCCCGCGTCGCCGGACGGCGTGTGACCACCGTGCGCGGCCTGGGAGGCGATGCGCTCCACCCCCTGCAGGAGGCGTTCGTCCGCCACGGCGCCGCGCAGTGCGGATTCTGCACCCCCGGCATGATTCTCACCGCCTACGCGTTCCTGCTCGAGTCGCCCGCGCCCTCGCGAGACGAAATCCGCCGGGCGCTTGCCGGCAACCTCTGCCGGTGCACCGGGTACGCGGCGATCATCGATGCGGTCGCGAGCGTTGCCGGAAAGGGCGGCGCCCGTCCATGA
- a CDS encoding xanthine dehydrogenase family protein molybdopterin-binding subunit: MKSETVSPPAKVPRVVGRPLPRHDAWDKVLGRTLYAGDWQMPGMLYGVVVRSPYPAARIRRIDPAAARALPGVAAVLLAQDVPHNTLWTNVPGQTSDVGPLRARIQVLAQDVVRYQGEPVALVAAASRELAQQAAELIEVDYDPQPGVFDPEAALAAGAPPVHEGGNLLARWNIRRGDAETALRQADVVVDTTYRCQFVDHAYLEPETGVAWIDSGGILTIRVSTQVIEHFRDVAEVLGLPQHTVRVIGPYLGGGFGGKEDVTVEVFLGLLAWRTQRPVKMTWSRQESLLARPKRHPFILRYRTGAARDGRVVAQAIDLLADSGAYAYLSALVLMYAAVTAAGPYRVSDVSIEARVAYTNNPPTSAMRGFGAMQMVLGYESQMDQLARRLQIDPVELRARNALAKGDTLPIGQELDTHVGVIEAARRVWDALGPRRAASTPAHRVGRGLACNIQPYGRIVWLHDWASAWVGFEMDGSLVVRTGAPDVGGGQAAALCQIAAEVLDLDPARVAIHIADSALTPLAGTTTATRQLYMSGNAVLAACQALRQQMVAVAAQMLEAAPGSVGLLDGMAVAADGRRVPLPEIMRECARLGVSRSHLAVYHAPAGDPVDLERGGGRVFPDYTFGAHAVEVEVDTETGAVRVLRHVACHDVGRAINPQSVRGQIQGGAVMGLGYGLLEEVALDRGVNLSTLFATYLIPTSLDVPDVEPILIESGEGKGPFGARGIGEPPIAPPAAAIANAVEDAVGVRITELPITPERVAAALGLLGDR, from the coding sequence ATGAAGAGCGAAACCGTCTCGCCGCCGGCGAAGGTCCCGCGGGTCGTCGGGCGGCCGCTCCCCCGCCACGACGCTTGGGACAAGGTGTTGGGCCGCACGCTCTACGCCGGCGATTGGCAGATGCCGGGGATGCTGTACGGGGTGGTGGTGCGATCGCCGTACCCCGCTGCGCGGATCCGGCGTATCGACCCGGCGGCGGCCCGCGCCCTTCCGGGGGTGGCCGCGGTCCTCTTGGCGCAGGACGTGCCCCACAACACGCTCTGGACGAACGTTCCGGGCCAGACCAGCGACGTGGGGCCCCTCCGCGCCAGGATTCAGGTCCTGGCGCAGGACGTCGTGCGGTATCAGGGCGAGCCGGTGGCGCTGGTCGCGGCGGCGAGCCGGGAGCTCGCCCAGCAGGCCGCGGAATTGATCGAGGTTGACTACGATCCGCAGCCGGGGGTGTTCGATCCGGAGGCCGCGCTCGCCGCCGGCGCTCCGCCGGTGCACGAGGGCGGGAACCTGCTGGCCCGCTGGAACATCCGGCGCGGCGACGCTGAGACGGCGCTGCGCCAGGCCGATGTGGTGGTGGACACGACCTACCGCTGTCAGTTCGTCGACCACGCCTACCTGGAGCCGGAAACCGGGGTCGCCTGGATAGACAGCGGCGGCATCCTGACGATTCGGGTGTCCACCCAGGTCATCGAGCACTTCCGGGACGTCGCCGAGGTCCTCGGCCTGCCGCAGCACACCGTCCGGGTGATCGGCCCCTACCTCGGCGGCGGGTTCGGCGGGAAAGAGGACGTCACGGTGGAGGTCTTCCTCGGCCTGCTGGCGTGGCGCACGCAGCGGCCGGTGAAGATGACCTGGTCGCGTCAGGAATCGCTCCTGGCGCGGCCGAAGCGGCACCCCTTCATCCTCCGCTACCGCACCGGGGCCGCGCGGGACGGCCGGGTGGTCGCCCAGGCGATTGACCTCCTGGCGGATTCCGGGGCGTACGCGTATTTGAGCGCGCTCGTGCTCATGTACGCCGCGGTCACCGCGGCCGGTCCCTATCGGGTGTCGGACGTGTCCATCGAGGCGCGCGTGGCCTACACCAACAATCCGCCGACGAGCGCGATGCGCGGATTCGGCGCGATGCAGATGGTGTTGGGGTACGAGTCCCAAATGGATCAACTCGCCCGGCGCCTCCAGATCGACCCGGTCGAACTACGCGCCCGCAACGCGCTGGCGAAGGGGGACACGCTCCCGATCGGGCAAGAGCTCGACACCCACGTCGGCGTGATCGAAGCCGCCCGCCGGGTCTGGGATGCGCTCGGCCCCCGCCGGGCCGCCAGCACCCCCGCGCACCGCGTCGGTCGCGGCCTGGCCTGCAACATCCAGCCGTACGGCCGCATCGTCTGGCTCCACGACTGGGCCAGCGCCTGGGTGGGATTCGAAATGGACGGGAGCCTGGTGGTCCGCACGGGAGCGCCCGACGTGGGCGGGGGGCAGGCCGCGGCGCTCTGCCAGATCGCCGCCGAGGTGCTCGATCTCGATCCCGCCCGCGTCGCCATCCACATCGCCGACAGCGCGCTGACGCCGCTCGCCGGCACCACGACGGCGACCCGCCAGCTCTATATGTCCGGCAACGCCGTGCTCGCCGCCTGCCAGGCTCTGCGCCAGCAGATGGTCGCCGTGGCCGCCCAGATGCTGGAGGCCGCCCCCGGGAGCGTTGGGCTGCTGGACGGGATGGCGGTCGCCGCCGACGGCCGCCGCGTGCCGCTGCCGGAGATCATGCGGGAGTGTGCCCGCCTGGGAGTCTCGCGCAGCCACCTGGCCGTTTACCACGCCCCCGCCGGCGATCCGGTCGACCTCGAGCGGGGCGGGGGGCGGGTGTTTCCGGACTACACCTTCGGGGCGCATGCCGTGGAGGTCGAGGTGGACACGGAGACCGGAGCCGTTCGGGTGCTCCGGCACGTCGCCTGCCACGATGTGGGACGCGCGATCAACCCGCAGAGCGTGCGGGGGCAGATCCAGGGCGGCGCGGTGATGGGCCTGGGCTACGGGCTCCTTGAAGAGGTGGCGCTCGATCGCGGCGTGAATCTCTCGACCTTATTTGCGACCTATCTGATCCCGACGTCGCTGGACGTGCCGGACGTCGAGCCCATCCTGATCGAATCGGGGGAGGGGAAGGGTCCGTTTGGGGCCCGAGGGATTGGCGAGCCGCCGATCGCGCCGCCGGCCGCGGCGATCGCCAATGCCGTGGAAGACGCGGTGGGGGTGCGGATCACCGAACTGCCGATCACCCCCGAGCGGGTGGCGGCCGCCCTCGGGCTGCTCGGAGATCGCTAG
- a CDS encoding xanthine dehydrogenase family protein subunit M has product MPAVPFDYRAPKTLAEALGLLAEFGEDAKPLAGGQSLVPLLTLRLARPAVLIDLNGLDGLRETRREGDWLQVGALVRHRALERGDGPLAACPLLQEAASFIGNVRVRTLGTIGGSLAHADPAAELPAVVRALDGMVLVRGPRGERAVPAAEFFVGALTTALAPGELVIGVRLPVLGPRTGYAVEEFSRRAGDFAVVAAVAVMELSPAGDIARARVALGGVGSVPQRLPALEAALAGGRPDADRLRREALETSDALEPEGDVHASAAYRRHLARILTARALARAAAAAGRAVA; this is encoded by the coding sequence ATGCCGGCCGTGCCATTTGACTACCGCGCCCCCAAAACGCTCGCCGAGGCCCTAGGACTCCTCGCGGAGTTCGGAGAGGACGCCAAGCCGCTGGCCGGCGGACAGAGCTTGGTTCCGCTCCTGACCCTCCGGCTCGCGCGCCCGGCGGTGCTGATCGATTTGAACGGACTGGACGGCCTCCGGGAGACGCGGCGGGAGGGGGATTGGCTGCAGGTCGGCGCCCTGGTCCGGCACCGCGCCCTGGAGCGGGGGGACGGACCGCTCGCAGCCTGCCCGCTGCTCCAGGAGGCGGCGTCGTTCATCGGGAACGTCCGCGTGCGCACGCTCGGGACGATCGGGGGGAGCCTGGCCCACGCCGACCCGGCGGCGGAGCTTCCCGCGGTCGTTCGAGCCCTTGATGGGATGGTCCTGGTGCGCGGGCCCCGGGGAGAGCGGGCCGTTCCCGCCGCGGAGTTCTTCGTCGGCGCGCTGACGACCGCGCTCGCTCCTGGGGAGCTGGTCATCGGCGTGCGCCTGCCGGTCCTGGGCCCCCGCACCGGCTACGCGGTCGAGGAGTTCAGCCGGCGCGCCGGCGACTTTGCCGTGGTCGCTGCGGTGGCCGTGATGGAGTTGTCCCCGGCGGGAGACATCGCCCGCGCCCGCGTTGCGCTCGGAGGGGTGGGGTCGGTGCCCCAGCGGCTGCCGGCGCTCGAGGCGGCACTAGCGGGAGGTCGGCCCGATGCCGACCGCCTCCGCCGTGAGGCGCTCGAGACCTCCGACGCCCTCGAGCCGGAGGGCGACGTCCACGCGTCCGCCGCCTACCGGCGCCATCTGGCTCGGATCCTCACCGCGCGGGCCCTCGCCCGCGCGGCGGCGGCGGCTGGGAGGGCGGTGGCGTGA
- a CDS encoding O-methyltransferase, with product MGLVDEAFASYLEGLIPARHPVLQEMEAYARQARFPIVGPAVGQLFYLLTRLSGARRIFELGSGYGYSTAWFAMGVRDNGGGEVFHVVWDEQLSQTARGHLERLGLRPFVRFHVGEAVAVLRETPGEFDIVFSDIDKEGYPASLPVIKEHLLPGGLLLTDNMFWGGRTVDRRVTDAATEGVRAFTRAVFADPEFAGTIVPLRDGVLVARRGP from the coding sequence ATGGGACTCGTCGACGAGGCGTTTGCGTCGTATCTCGAGGGGCTCATCCCCGCACGACATCCCGTGCTCCAGGAGATGGAAGCGTACGCGCGCCAGGCGCGCTTCCCCATCGTTGGACCGGCGGTGGGGCAGCTGTTCTACCTCTTGACCCGGCTGAGCGGGGCCAGGCGGATCTTTGAGCTCGGCTCGGGGTACGGCTACTCCACGGCGTGGTTTGCTATGGGCGTCCGCGACAACGGTGGGGGAGAAGTCTTCCACGTGGTTTGGGACGAGCAACTCTCCCAGACGGCGCGCGGCCACCTGGAACGCCTCGGCCTGCGTCCCTTTGTGCGGTTCCACGTTGGTGAGGCCGTGGCGGTGCTGCGCGAGACCCCGGGGGAGTTTGACATCGTGTTCAGCGACATCGACAAGGAGGGCTACCCGGCGTCGCTCCCGGTTATCAAGGAGCATCTGCTGCCCGGAGGCCTGCTCCTGACCGACAACATGTTCTGGGGGGGGCGGACCGTCGACCGCCGCGTCACGGACGCGGCGACCGAAGGTGTGCGCGCGTTTACGCGCGCGGTGTTCGCCGACCCGGAGTTCGCCGGCACGATCGTCCCCCTGCGGGACGGCGTGCTGGTGGCCCGGCGGGGCCCGTGA
- a CDS encoding hydantoinase B/oxoprolinase family protein, with amino-acid sequence MIDPVTLEVARHAVYAIAEEMRAILMRSARSPVLKEAGDLSCALTDARGRLIAQGHDIPIHLGVMAFTVKEFLRRIPVDSLHEGDVYFTNHPEVGGNHLPDVKAIMPVYHRGQLVAFAINLAHWPDVGGARRGSYVVSARDRYAEGLCIPPLPLFERGRPNRAMMELVLSNVRGREEREGDILAQYATNAVAATRLRGVCDQFGADVLQGCFDRFLDESDRLMRSEIAKVPAGEYRGEDWLDDDGIGDEPLRIAVTVRTAGDALSVDFEGTAPQARGPLNATRFVTASAVLYAIRALLGAEIPVNDGCYRPLAIRVPAGSLLDPAPDAPRVGGNHETSQRVVDAIFKALAPALRDRVVAGGAGTSGLLMLSGLREDGRAFVLYEVHGGGEGGSEGRDGTNAIRVHMSNVMNTPAEVIESEYPLRVECSALRPDSAGRGRRRGGLGLRRAYRLLGERAELTTMVERMRVPPWGIFGGEEGAPFRVTLERGGERRPVRGKEHLDLVRGDVVVVESCGGGGYGPLQDRPPAAHRLDLANGYLTDRGGRGSG; translated from the coding sequence ATGATCGACCCCGTGACCCTGGAGGTGGCGCGGCACGCCGTCTACGCGATCGCCGAGGAGATGCGGGCGATCCTGATGCGGTCGGCGCGCTCCCCCGTGCTGAAGGAGGCCGGCGATCTCTCGTGCGCCTTGACCGATGCGCGGGGACGCCTGATCGCGCAGGGGCACGACATTCCCATTCACCTCGGCGTGATGGCCTTCACCGTCAAAGAGTTCCTGCGACGCATTCCGGTGGACTCGCTGCACGAGGGCGACGTGTACTTCACCAATCACCCCGAGGTGGGGGGAAACCACCTCCCGGATGTGAAGGCGATCATGCCGGTGTATCACCGGGGACAGCTGGTGGCGTTCGCGATCAACCTGGCGCACTGGCCGGACGTGGGGGGCGCGCGGCGAGGAAGCTACGTGGTCTCGGCGCGCGACCGATACGCGGAGGGTCTCTGCATTCCTCCGCTGCCGCTCTTCGAGAGGGGACGCCCCAATCGGGCGATGATGGAGCTGGTACTCTCGAACGTGCGGGGGCGGGAGGAGCGGGAGGGCGACATTCTGGCGCAGTACGCGACGAACGCGGTCGCCGCCACCCGCCTGCGGGGAGTCTGCGACCAGTTTGGCGCGGACGTCCTGCAGGGTTGTTTCGACCGATTCCTCGACGAATCCGATCGGCTGATGCGAAGCGAGATCGCGAAGGTGCCGGCCGGCGAGTATCGCGGCGAAGACTGGCTGGACGATGACGGCATCGGCGACGAGCCGCTTCGGATCGCCGTCACGGTGCGCACCGCCGGCGACGCGCTGAGCGTGGACTTCGAGGGCACGGCGCCTCAGGCTCGGGGCCCGCTCAACGCGACGCGGTTTGTCACCGCCTCCGCGGTGCTCTACGCGATCCGCGCACTGCTCGGCGCCGAAATCCCGGTGAACGACGGCTGCTACCGCCCGCTCGCCATCCGGGTGCCCGCGGGGTCGCTGCTCGACCCCGCCCCGGACGCGCCGCGCGTCGGCGGCAACCACGAGACCTCGCAGCGGGTGGTCGATGCGATCTTCAAAGCCCTCGCCCCGGCGCTGCGGGACCGGGTGGTGGCGGGCGGGGCGGGGACCTCGGGGCTGCTGATGCTGAGCGGCCTGCGCGAGGACGGCCGGGCGTTTGTGCTGTACGAAGTGCACGGCGGCGGTGAGGGAGGGAGCGAGGGGCGCGACGGCACGAACGCGATCCGGGTGCACATGAGCAACGTCATGAACACGCCGGCGGAGGTCATCGAGAGCGAGTATCCGCTGCGGGTGGAGTGCAGCGCGCTGCGCCCGGACAGCGCCGGCCGGGGCCGACGCCGCGGCGGGCTGGGGCTCCGACGCGCCTACCGCCTGCTCGGCGAGCGGGCGGAACTGACCACGATGGTCGAGCGGATGCGGGTGCCGCCGTGGGGAATCTTTGGCGGGGAGGAGGGTGCCCCCTTCCGGGTGACGCTGGAGCGGGGAGGGGAGCGCCGGCCGGTGCGCGGAAAGGAGCATCTCGACCTGGTGCGGGGCGACGTCGTCGTCGTGGAGAGCTGCGGGGGGGGTGGCTACGGCCCCCTCCAGGACCGGCCGCCCGCCGCGCACCGACTCGACTTGGCGAACGGCTATCTCACTGACCGCGGAGGGAGGGGAAGCGGATGA
- a CDS encoding sugar phosphate isomerase/epimerase family protein, with amino-acid sequence MTMQIACSSQSYDDLLEGGRLTLVEWLRMCADELGLTAVELEDKHIGTPSAERLDALRAAAERYGLAIANIAFMNNFGLADDARRRGEAVRTREWMDAGRRLGSRFLRTFAGWPEGDRAARWPGMIASLRGVCGEAERLGVRLVMENHNHGGFVQTAADVRAIFEEVRSPALGLLLDTGNFLDGLPSIERAAPLAWHVHAKFTQVHGDGRDPAVDHDRALALLRAANYSGWVSVEYEGQEPSRTAVPRALAYLRGVLRA; translated from the coding sequence ATGACCATGCAGATCGCGTGTAGCTCCCAGTCCTACGACGACCTTCTCGAAGGCGGTCGGTTGACGCTGGTGGAGTGGCTGCGGATGTGCGCGGATGAATTGGGCCTGACCGCGGTGGAGCTGGAAGACAAACACATCGGCACCCCCAGCGCCGAGCGCCTCGACGCCCTGCGGGCGGCCGCGGAGCGGTACGGCCTGGCGATCGCCAACATCGCCTTCATGAACAATTTCGGCCTCGCCGATGACGCCCGGCGGCGCGGGGAGGCGGTCCGCACCCGGGAATGGATGGATGCCGGGCGGCGGCTGGGGTCGCGGTTCCTCCGCACGTTCGCCGGGTGGCCGGAGGGCGACCGGGCCGCGCGCTGGCCGGGCATGATCGCGTCGCTGCGGGGGGTGTGCGGCGAGGCGGAACGGCTGGGGGTCCGCCTGGTGATGGAGAACCACAATCACGGCGGGTTCGTGCAGACGGCGGCGGACGTGCGGGCGATCTTCGAGGAAGTGCGCAGCCCGGCGCTCGGCCTGCTCCTCGACACGGGGAACTTCCTGGACGGCCTCCCTTCGATCGAACGCGCCGCGCCGCTGGCCTGGCACGTGCACGCCAAGTTCACCCAGGTGCACGGCGACGGACGCGATCCGGCCGTGGATCACGATCGGGCGCTGGCGCTGCTTCGCGCGGCCAACTACAGCGGGTGGGTGTCGGTGGAGTACGAGGGGCAGGAGCCGAGCCGCACCGCGGTCCCCCGGGCGCTCGCGTATCTGCGGGGGGTCCTCCGCGCGTAG
- a CDS encoding SDR family NAD(P)-dependent oxidoreductase, with protein MRLADRVAVVTGAAKGMGGTISAALAAEGAHLVLAAREPGPLTALAETLARRGGGRRALSVPTDVSDQRQVAALARRAVDEFGRIDILVNAAGVIGPIETPLHKIAPEDWDRVQNVNLKGVFLCCRAVVPTMIEQRSGKIINIAGTSGLRGYRYRAAYSSSKWGVRGLTRTLALEVGPYGVNVNAICPGVVEGDRMTTIIAEKARARGWSSEEVFDEYIREMALRRFTKDEDVAHAVVFLASEESRQISGHELIVDGGWDV; from the coding sequence ATGAGGCTTGCGGATCGGGTGGCGGTGGTCACCGGGGCGGCCAAGGGGATGGGGGGCACGATCTCCGCCGCCCTGGCCGCCGAGGGCGCGCATCTTGTCTTGGCGGCCCGCGAGCCCGGCCCGCTGACGGCGCTCGCCGAGACCCTGGCCCGGCGCGGGGGAGGCCGCCGCGCCCTCTCCGTGCCGACCGACGTCTCGGACCAACGGCAGGTCGCCGCGCTCGCGCGACGTGCGGTCGACGAGTTCGGGCGAATCGATATCTTGGTCAACGCGGCGGGCGTCATCGGTCCGATCGAGACGCCGCTGCACAAGATCGCCCCCGAGGATTGGGACCGGGTCCAGAACGTGAACCTCAAGGGGGTGTTCCTCTGCTGCCGGGCGGTCGTGCCTACGATGATCGAGCAACGGTCAGGGAAAATTATCAACATCGCCGGGACCTCGGGGTTGCGGGGATACCGCTACCGGGCGGCCTATTCGTCGTCGAAGTGGGGGGTGAGAGGACTGACCCGGACCCTCGCCTTGGAGGTCGGTCCCTACGGGGTGAACGTCAACGCGATCTGTCCGGGGGTCGTCGAGGGGGATCGGATGACGACGATTATCGCCGAGAAGGCCCGGGCGCGGGGCTGGTCGTCGGAGGAGGTCTTCGACGAGTACATCCGGGAGATGGCGCTTCGGCGGTTTACTAAGGATGAGGACGTCGCCCACGCCGTGGTCTTCCTCGCTTCGGAAGAGAGCCGCCAGATCTCCGGGCACGAGTTGATCGTCGATGGCGGATGGGATGTCTGA